AAAACCAAACTTTAAggatatttattaaaatacatttattttagaTGCTGATGCCCTGCGAAGACGTCGGGGAGCAGATGAGTCCTCCTCTAGTCCTGGAGGCGCTACCGTACAGGGAACTTCTGGGGAAAACATGAACGAGGCTGCCAAGTATTATACGAATGCCCAGGAGAAGATCACCGAGCACATGCTGTCGCTGACTCGGAACTTGAAGGAACAGACGGAGACTGCCAACAAGATTATCCGGAGAGATACGGAGGTTGTATCTCGTTCCGCCGGAATGGCGGATCGCAATATCAATTCCCTGCAAAAAGAGGCTGAGAAACTGGAGCAACATTCGAAAAAAGCGTACAAGTGCTGGCTCTGGCTGATGATTGTCTTTGTAATTGTCACCTTTATAGGTGAGTCATTGTAATTTGTGGAAATTTTGTGCCAGCTGCAAAAAAAGAACCCCGTTAGGaaaaaactcaatttaaaCCTAAAAATTGTGTTTTCTAGTTATGAAATATAAGCTGATAGTTTTTTACCTCTACGATACAGACTTAAAGCCGTTTATGGTACAAGTTATTTGAGTATGTTAAACACAAgattataaatattcattattaGATCAAACCCATCATTTTGCTTTACATAAAAACATGTAAGATTCCATTATAttgaactttaaattaaaacagtATCAGAAAACACTGCGTCACTTAACTTGATATAAGTAAACAAGTTTGCCGTGACTCAgtttaaaattacatttcttAATTGGTTCGATTTATTGCAGTTCGACTGTTGCTTAATCATACTAATGAGTTTATTCCCCTTTCAATTCACAGGTATGGTGTTATTCATGAAGATtatgaagaagaagaaggcgTAGAAACTGTTTCCAAAATAATCAAACTAAAGATTGTACTTTAAGCAAGCTTCAAACGCTCGTTAAGCTACCGAGTTCAAGAGGTTATCCCCAGAGCCCCCCAAATCGTGTAAACAGAACCACATTAAACGATCGAAAGCCGCCCAGCGATTTATTTATGAATAGTTTATGTACAAGCGAAAGCGTTTAGATTATAGTTTTTTGAGCATTCTTGTTCCGTTAGTAAGTGTTTTTGgatccgtatctgtatctctaaACCTATTCGGCGGCGATGAGCTCCGTAACGCCGTTCTTGGTGATCAGCTGCAGCAGGGACCCAGTTTGGGGCCTCTCCTGAGCTTGGGTCCACTTAAGGAAAAGTCCAGCCACCTCGGTGAGTGGAGTCCAGGTGCCAAAGTCCGCATCCGGCATCCATTTACGGTTCATGGGTGTATCCAGAGTTACGGGAAGTATGGACACGGCCAGGGAACCAGCTGGCAGACCGGATTTCTCAGCGCCCAGCGATCGGGTCAGCTGGTGGACAGCTGCTTTGGCCATTCCATAGCCGATCATACCGGGTGTGCCCTCCAGAGCGGGCTTGGCTCCAGTCAGGGCCAGCACTCCACCTTCTTTCAGGTGCTGAGCCGCCACAGCTGCCGAAATGGCTGAGGTCCACACGCTTTGCTTCCACATGAGATCAGCATTCTTGGCCAGATCCTTCTTGGCATTACCACCTGCCCAGCCGCCAGCAACGCAGATGACGGCATCCAGTTTCTCGCCGGCAAGGGATTCCCCGACCTTGGACACCACCGTTCCCTCCTGTTCCGCCCAAGCAGCATCGCGTGGCACCACAATGCTAACGTCGGCCTTCTCGTTCTCCGTCAGATCGATGCTGCCAACCCACTGATGGATTAACCAGGTGAAGGTCGTAGCCGCCGGAAAGGGGAAAACAGTAGTTAATGAGGCAATTGTATTTAACACTTAAGTGAAAGGTAACTCACATAATTGTTGGCTTTAAAGTGATCGACACAGGCTGAGCCCAAGGCTCCCTTGCCGCCGTAAATAACCACTCGACCTGCGGACATGATGCGTGCTGCCAGTTTTGAAGCTTGAATTCAACTAAATgcgaaaaagcgaaaaaacaCGCGAACTCCGATTCTGTGTGAGTCAAAATCGAGCGGGAGCTTTGAACGCAGCTGGGGTTTTTAACCGCGAGACCAGTTCTACCGGTAATATAATCGGGAGAATAAATTCCAAGTCGGGTTTAAGCTTCGGCGTGCAGATATAGCTTTTTATTCGCTACAGAAAGAtacagcggcagcaacaagtgGAAAATCAATAAGTTGGATGGAGAGAACGTGCAGCAAGGTCACACTGGCGGGAATAACGCGTTAGTTGGTATTTCTTTTGGTATCCAACAGCTGTTCGCCGCCAACAGCACCCGTCTCGCTCTCGCACTCGCACTGCTCGTTGCTCTTTTTTGAAAAGGGAAATGCGTGAAATTCGTGCGCCGCATTTCCACCAGACCAGAGTTACGCGCCGTAGCTGTGTTTTCCACTCAGTCCCACCAGTCGCCGTCGCGTTACGTCACGAGAGCAGTTGTAGAACTAAAGTTGTTGTACTACTATATCGCTAAACGGTGAACGGTAAATATTGGAAGGAGTTTTCCTGGCTTCAATTTTCCTTTGCAATCGCCCCCACCATCCTTGGATATTTGGGTTTTTCgggaaagaaagaaaacacATGTGTGTGTCGCCACAGTACAgtgtgttttggtttttctcgGCCGCCCAAGTAGACGGCGCGTAGTTTTTCACTTTGACGGGAGTTTTCCTTTCGGTCGTCACCTCACACTCATTTCTAATTGTGATTCGTAGGAAGTAAGTTGTCTagtgcaaaatatatattcaaataaaatagttataaATCGGAACacacaacaataaaatacaagCAAACACCACCAAATATcggaaaagaaaataatagaaaagagagcaaataataaaattacgAAAGAACCCAAGAGAATATCACGCTAAAACCCGTCATCCTCCCATCGTATTTGGTCTTCTGGTTCTTGTTCATCACCAACGTCCGTTAAGAACCACGCATCGATATTGAATAATCTGTGGATATTGAGATACATATACACGTACGTATCGAATCTAGGATAAACGCTCACCAGCACGGATATTAATGATACGCAACGGATGTAACTGTAAACTGTGTCCCCTCTCACGTAAGAAGTAACGTAACGCAGCCTGTGGAAACAACGTAGCTTGGACGCAATCGGGAAAATCTCCACGGAGGACGCAGCTAACGGTGAGTTTTCCTGAAGACAGATGAAGTGTGGGGTGGGGGTACTTTTAGTGGGGGGAATGTCACTCGcagggaaaatgaaaaatgccaGGCGAAAATTCTTGGCCATGCAACTCGTTTAGCCGCTCTCCCTCTTTCGCTCCCGTGTGCtcttatgtgtgtgtgtttatgcaGCGGAAAACGTGTATTCTTGagaaaaaccagaaaatcGAAACCCGGAATTGGGTCAGTATGTCACACGCCGTCCCGCTCCCaccaattccaattccgattccgattcgaGCTGCTAGTCTGGCTAAAAACTCTGGCTAAAACGTGTTTCGTGCTTAGTcaatttgttctttttcatCTAGTCGCAGCTGCCTCTGCTTcagccgcagtcgcagtcgctgcCTCAGTCGACGTCGCTGCTCGGCCACTTGACTAAAAGCGGCCTAAACAGCATCGCCTCCAGAATgcctaaaaaacaaaacaacaacaagcacgGCCAATGCACgtgtgcgaaagagagggcgGCGGAAGGTGGGAAAAAGACAGAATGTCTGTCACCCGCGCGACCGACTTAAATACCCTGTACTTAGGTGGGGGGATGTGATAGAACAGCTTATGATTATAGATCCTACACAATAAAACCTTTCGTAACAAAATATAGTTATTTAAACCAATATTTGTCAGCATAATAAATAGATTTTTGGTAGGCATTAATTTGGAAATGTATTTGAACGATTTTTCTGTAGCAAATTAacattattttgaaattgCTGTATTCTATCACGAGTAATAACTTACTTTTTAAACTTACATATTCACGTACACACGTactttcatatatgtatgtatgtgctgaGTAGCTCCTATTCGGCAGCTTATCTTTTGGTAATGTAAAATGATAAATGGCCCGCTCTCTGGCTGTCGTTGCTAGTCTGCCTCTCTCTAGTTTTTCGGCCACTCGCTTCACTTGATCTTGCACTCGGATTTCGACCGAGGTGCAGTTGACAGCGCTGCCGgcggcgactgcgactgcggcaGCGGCGCTTTTACCTTGAGCACTTGTCGCAGCCACTGCCCCCTTCGCCCTGCGCCCGCCCACCGCCTCACACGCCGTTTGAATTTGAACTTCTGAAAAAGCCAACACCTTTCGAAATTGTAGAcacttttatttctttttctttcgcCTCCGAGCAGCGGCgtttttatacatatttctgATGTTTGCTAATAAAATTATTACGACTTGGCCGACAGCGGCTGCTAATGCGTTTTAAGGTCGCCGCCGCTGCTCTTGTTGATTTTGACccaata
This portion of the Drosophila santomea strain STO CAGO 1482 chromosome 3L, Prin_Dsan_1.1, whole genome shotgun sequence genome encodes:
- the LOC120450293 gene encoding vesicle transport protein USE1; protein product: MATKLNVNIRTLLANCEDLAKSEQNFWRLQKFIKSLDTMLAELEAMDDPPSATRIPGYLERLKALKLSTGYTEVPSSTTNTPSQSASVSETGENALKEMRQLQNTKHHNELRKELLQDADALRRRRGADESSSSPGGATVQGTSGENMNEAAKYYTNAQEKITEHMLSLTRNLKEQTETANKIIRRDTEVVSRSAGMADRNINSLQKEAEKLEQHSKKAYKCWLWLMIVFVIVTFIGMVLFMKIMKKKKA
- the LOC120450294 gene encoding dihydropteridine reductase produces the protein MSAGRVVIYGGKGALGSACVDHFKANNYWVGSIDLTENEKADVSIVVPRDAAWAEQEGTVVSKVGESLAGEKLDAVICVAGGWAGGNAKKDLAKNADLMWKQSVWTSAISAAVAAQHLKEGGVLALTGAKPALEGTPGMIGYGMAKAAVHQLTRSLGAEKSGLPAGSLAVSILPVTLDTPMNRKWMPDADFGTWTPLTEVAGLFLKWTQAQERPQTGSLLQLITKNGVTELIAAE